DNA sequence from the Juglans microcarpa x Juglans regia isolate MS1-56 chromosome 5S, Jm3101_v1.0, whole genome shotgun sequence genome:
CTTGAGTTTTATGAGTTAGTAAGTGCTCTTGGTCTATGGACTCTTTTCTTtctaatcacataattttttgtttttttataattaaagcgTAAATTTACTGGCTCAGGATATTGTGTCTCCTTCTGAACTTTGAATTTTCTGACTAAGTTAAATTGTATCATTCATTCGGTCGATGAATAAACTTCTGAAGTTTAAATGCTGAATGCATTGTAGGATCTGTATACAAGAAGTTACATGAAGCAGGACAAATTTAGAGAATCTCTTCATTCCTTCTTTGGTGGGCTTTAGGTTTGGGAAAAATAGTTGATCAAGGACTTAGAATTGTGTAACGATGTGTTAGGTTTATCAGTTTTTTCTCTTCTGTTTCAGTCATGGTTCTCAAGGGTTTATGTTTCGATTCATCGTGATGCGGGGAATGTACCTAAATCTCCCAAAACTCAGCGTATGGAAATAAGCAAGCCTTTTCAGGTTTCTGGAAGGAGAATTTTGTTTCATGTTCAATGTTGAAAAGTAGTTGGAAAATATACAGAGGCAACTTAGTGtctataaaaatttcataatgaCTGAGAGGGGAGGATGGTGGGACAGGTTAGCTGTGCCTCAAAGAATTCAGGGCACGTGCCTCAAGGGAGCACTATAGCCCATAGAGCTGTAAGGGAGGCTATTAGTTAGTGTTGGTTCCCCATGAGGTCTTAAAAAGGTAGTTGGGATATTCCCGTCCTTATCTAGTAAATAGTGATGGCATGTGTCATTGATCAATGGGAATGATAtccatatatatttgtgtatatTGAATTCTGAAAATCAAATCTGCCTTTTCCGCACTGAGCTGAGAGCTAGCTTCTTGCTCCTTTTTTCTGAAAACCAATCTTTAGTGTAATGTATCTGGCATGTTGCTAATCTTGCCTTCGTACCTACTCTTTTAACTGCTATATTTTGTCTTTGATAATCCAGATTATCACTTTGGTATGTTTGACTATGGAAACGGCCTTTATGTTGATTGTATAGAGTTCCATGGATGAATGCGGTGAAATAATTTTCAGTGTCCTATTCTGTGCTTATGGCTTTGTATCGAGTATTGACACAGCCaaattatcattttgtaaatacttgttttttcctttctttttgaaaattgcTATATGAACTATGAAGGTCCTTATTGGAGCAATTGTGAGCACACAATTTTCCCAACCATAAGATGTAATAgtaaattcaagaaaaatacttCCACTGGCTTTTATGAGTTCTTGCATATGCATATACGTGTGCATGTGAATTTTGATTTACACTACTGAGATTCCGtcatcttattatttgaacTAAAATTTGGAATATCCTTCAGTATTGAGTCGTTGTTTTACTCAAGATTTTTATTAATTGCAATTATCTAtgactaaaaaattatttatgttcaAACTCGCACTGCACACATTGACATCTCATTATTTGCTTTGGAATGGTAATTCTATTCTAAAATCCTATCACAATCCTTTTAGTTTCAGTATGCTCAAATGCATGTTTGATTTTTATGGGGAGTTTCGATCACCTTACACTGTCAATATTAGCATTGACAAGCATGAACAGGACATTTCCTTAATGATGGTTCAATTGCAGGGAAACATTAGGAATGTACTTCAAAGGCATGGAAGTTGTATTAAAGCCCAAAAGTTCTAATACAACAGTGCTTGTGTTGTGATTCACAATTAGTATTCTATCCCTTGAGCAATGCTCATGGAGATAGAAGGCCTATAATTGGTGAACTTTTGTTAATTTACAGAGAGGGGGAAGCCAATTCCATGGCGCTCGGTAGGAAACACAACAAACATCATACTGCAAATGACACCAATTCCTACCGGCAGTCTTGTAAGAATCTCCTGGGTCGTATATGATGGCATTGGGAAGAAGCATCTCACCACACTCTTATCAAAGAGAGCTACAGCTACGAATACCAGTATTGACATGAAGGCATGCATGAAATCTATGAAGCGCAGCTGGTACTTTGCAGCAAGTTCAGGTGAAAGCTTGGCTGTTCCATCAATGACCCACAGGCCCTGGAAAGTGGCAAACCCATAACAAACATTTCCCTTTTTGTCCTTGAAGCTGTCTGTGAAGCATAGTAGGAAACATGAGACCCCACAGAGAGTCACAAGTGCAGCAGTCATGAACCGGCTGACTGAGTCACAATTGCCTTCATTTGTGAAAATTGGTGATAGAAGTTGGAAAGCCAGGACTGATCCAGTCGGTAAAAGATTGGCCAAATGAGCTGTGCTCTGAAATGTCTGGCTAATGGCTTTCTGTATCGGTGTTTTCTCCTCTGTTTCAGATCCATCTTGCAAGAGTGGATGTTTTGATTCATCGTGATTCTTGGAATCAGATTGTACCTTAATCTCCATATCACAGAATCTTTCACTTCTCCTTTCCCTTTGTTTTGATCTCATATGGATTTGTATCAGCATTCATTCAGCATGCCTCTTGTGAGGCACAGCTTTATAAGAGTTGAAAGAAAGGGAAGCCGAGGGGGAGGCAAAGGCTTGGGAAGGTTGGTTTGGCATGCCTTGCAAGAAAGAGAAACCAAGACAGCAAACTGAGATGAGGATAAAGAAAGCTCTCTCCAGATTTCTGGGAGGTAAAGTTTTCTTTCATGGGGAATGCAGAGTTAGTAGTTACAAGAGTTATAGAGGCCGTCTAATGTCTACAAAGTTTTAGTTACCATTATGAAACTTGTAAGCTTCCCAAGGGTCGGTTCCAGTTATCCAGAGAGTATTGTTGCTTGTTTCAGGTCATTTGTTTTGCTTTCACGCAATGAATAAAACCGGGCTTTTTGGAAGAACTTTGCTTTGTAAGTAGTTTTTAGAGATTTTTGTCAACCACCCCAGCGTTTCGACTAGGAATTTTTGGTCAACCTTGCCATCCCATGGTAGTAGCTGAGCTGAGACCATCATGGATAATCACACGTTCTCCATTGTCTACAATAGacagaatttttaaaagatgggagctaattatttttcaagaaaaaaaaaaaaaacacaaatggATATGAACAAGTCACGATCGACCAAAGTTCCTAATTATCCAGATAATAGTCTATACATTGGGAGTTGGGAGgctgcattttctttttcactttattTAGTTGGCAAATTAAACCAGTTTGGCTGTATGGTGTATACTACGCGATTGGTTTCGTGAATCGTACAGGGAAGATCTTGCCTCTGACGTTGTCCACTACCTTAATAACAAACATAGAGTCGGTATATTTTTATGGAATGGTATCATCGGTCATTGACATCTCTTGTACGTCACAATTTTATGAACAGATATGAACGttacctaaaataaaataaaattaatgaaataagatCATGTACGTGTCACACACTTTTATAGCCTTGAATTATCACCAATTTTACAATTTGTGTCCTGAACTTTGAAAATTGACAATTTACTTCCCGACTAAAATTTGACTGTTGAGATTATACCACGTGTCCTTTTTTAGTCTCTTTAAACATTTACATCTTAATCAAATTTGTAAGTTATCAAAATTTGATAGCTTAGGATGTCTGCTGTCAATCTTATTACTTtagggttctttttttttttttttttttttttttttttttttttaaatgtcggggaacctctccaaggtagGAGCTTTCGGATCCACCCATGCAGAGTAAATTCCGGTCTCATGTAACGCACCTTTGAAAGTTTCCCTATacgaaactggttaaatcgctgacttTTCACTAGGAAGTGTGGCTTTAAAGAATTATTTGCATCCATGAGATGTTAAatcttggaccttgaagggagtggtACTGCAAGACCAAGACCTTCACCACTTAGACAAACCCCTTGGGATTAACTTTAgggttcaaattttaaaaaaatgatagttcaaaaatacaaaaatataggttactaaaaaaaatatggaaggtGTTGTTGCATCATTTTTGCAGCAttgctttattttcttgtgcaataatatcattttagatgaacttatgaaaaaaagatGTTTGTAGGAAGAATATTACTTTGAGAAGAAAACACACTTCTTACGTTCAAATTCTGTTGATATATATcataggggtgatacccgccccctacggggcggggccacccctcccccgccccccgcccccgcatatgcgggggtggggaatttctccccggaccccgcccccgccatggcggggcggggtcccccgtccgttgggccggggtgcgggggtggacccccacccgtcAGCACCCCTCACCCCCATACTGGGCCTTAAATggcccagaatcggtttttgggccactttgggcccgGAATTcatttttgggccatttgagcccattatttagattaaaaagtatatagatttaaaaacaggaaaatatatatatatatatataatcatagattgaactattacgttattaactaattaagtagtaatcatcactaagacAGTAAGacactatgctaaaatattttgttcacaattatacaaattaagagaactaataaactattacactattacaaactcctctaaaagaaataaatattacaaattgtacaattaactattgtagcaacattacaattaattataaattaacaaaatcataatttttcaatttgatcaatttgattttggggtggagccgtagcggtgagtttactgagtggtgagttatgtcgattgctgtgagactgaaaatcaagatcataaaagtcaataagttataaaacctgaaatattaataagttaaaaataaaacaaattagaattaaaaagttataaagatgaaacaaaattttaaatgcaaaaaacaattatggaagaaattgtgcaaaccatgacaatggtgggtccaatacaaagtcatactgcatcggaggtagccgtagacgtcgtctcatgtatcactataagtattaaatttgaaatcaaattaatgaataccaattaaatgaaaataaataaattaaaataagaaattataaaatgaaattaaaataaataccagatccaaactgatcatcactatcctcctcgacgtGGGCCTTCTCAGACTCAAGAATATccagaacatgaattggagttcccttgatccaattctgcgtgcaaatcaaagcctccacagtggcaggagctaatgaactccgaaatgaatctaatacacgtcctcccgtgctaaaggccgactctgaagctactgtgctaacagggatggccaaaagtgtgcgggctatctctccaaggatgggacacttcacggcattcaccttccaccaacttaatatatcaaaatctcgtgaaaatggtagaatctctgctgttaagtatctgtctatctctagctgagcctctatagaactccgaaggaagggggtctgctcatacctctcaccccactccaatctacgtcttttcccaaccttGACTTCAGGAAACTTtgagcttgaggctgagggggtaagtgtaggtgccgcaatattaccacctcgcagggtggaaaactcatcaaataatctagtaaggaTTTTCTGAACCCTTGttgcaataagctctgcccatacttgcccgtacgtaaggcccaatccaaatatcatgccatccaacttatacctcgggtcaaagacgacaactacatataacaaaatattagccttcgttaaatctccccaatacttgtcgtactttgtcctcataatcaatgacatctcccgcatcctaatatgaccacccgcgaccatgtcatctaattcttcttttaccctacatatttgctgacatacaatattggatgtagggtacaaagttccagatagcctcatggtgacatcgtaaaaaagcctcaaaaactctacaaaattagttacaattttCCAATCATCCTCTAcaggtttccccaatcccccgtgatcatcaaaatatttaacatattggatgtcttcgtcacccaataatgtaaatgccagcttataatcttgggccgcctccaacatcagaaatgttgagttccatcgtgtaggcatatcagtacaaaggcccctcttagatgttaggcccgcagatctcgcagcaaccttgaatttgtccaacctcgaaggagaagatctcacccatctcacagcagtcctaacccgagcaatcgagtcatgaagatctctcaaaccatcagtgacaatcagattcagaatatgtgccgcacatctcacatgcagacactcaccacccatgagtgtcttatttgcctctctaagataggtctttagatgtcccaatgcaacatcgttagacgaggcattatcgactgtgactgtaaccactcgggtcaacccccactcctttattgcggcctccaaggcctttccaattgtctcacccttatgatcggtgattttacaaaattttataattttcttttgcaatgtccaatgacaatcaataaaatgcacagtcaaagacatataattaaaattttggatcgatgtccaagtgtcagtggtgagacaaacaaattgatccgccaattgacccctcaacttctcattttcaatgtaataatattttttacatcctttgccaccgtgtggcgagaaagaatattaaaccttggttccaagtagcgagaatacgcttggaaccctttcccatcaacaatttaaaaaggtagctcgtccattatgaccatacgtgctaggtgtcttctacactcatcgggatcatacttagtataccccttcaaagttgcaTCCCcctagtctcatccgccatttttttaagtccaatttctagcctagattggcttttgtcttgtaatgatcttaatattggactttttttgcattgctcttctaagtgcacctttaattgtgaggtgccatgtttcctatagtgacatccataatgttttccacaatagttacacttggcttgggggttacttgagtcatcaccctctagtttggtgaaatgactccaaactattgaagcaggtttcttgttgggcttgggggcggggcaaggtgccgtagggctaggggtaggggtttgagtaggaggggtaggtgtaggtgtatgtgtaggggtaggggtaggggtgccctcggcctggaaaggagagcttgcactagaatctgctggcatatctatgaactcaagcaaacaacaaatctgaaattatagaaaacatagcaaatatataatgaacataaaaaaaaaattagaataaaaaattagaccatataattcatcaaacaattgtaaaaaatttaaagtcataaattttaggcattaaaaagacacattaattattcaagttataaaaagacttatagtggttttagttatttttattgtactattttaattatttctccgaactcaaaacagacaaatttgaaccaacatattaagaaaaatgatcacatccgagcatattaaattaaataaagaaattaaatacaatacaataaaaatgaaacgtctagaaatcaactcaaaataagggatgagatgttgatatgaatggataataatgattatggtcgctttacaaaaggatggatgtccatatcgataatgggcatgcaccataattattgtgttagtatgaatgttccaaatttgttgagggctttgtcttgtcaccctaaatgctttctttttactaaaacaacatgtttatgcaaattttcttttgtgttcaaatgaatttgacattcataatatatatatatatatatatatatatatatatatttataacttgaaagactataaggcataagcatagcaactatataaattataataaacataaaaaaaaaaaaaagtagaataaaaaaaagtaccacttgacattcataaattcatatatatatatatatatatatattttatcttaattcattatattgaatttcgaaataccctagtgcattcttttttttttgttcaatttggtagggaacatcaaattctgtttttaaacccctaaattaattctttaaacccctagtgcatagcaattttaaagattaaacccctaaattaatttagggtttcggattggagccctaaattaatttagggctccaatccgaattaattagacacaataatattgaaattcagtgatttacacacattatataatgcaaaaaaaaaaaaaaaaaacaattcacagcacacaattcacgggtcacgggagccattcaaaatttcaaagatcaaaccacatgcacaatctaaactccatagcacacaattcacaaaatctcatcctccatctccgataaaccccatccttcctccaatctccattaaatatgtaaatcacaaaaaaaattgaagtgtcgaatttgggtttcttaccttcggagatgaagagagaggaaccgggtgcgagtccgagtcgtgcgacggggatggcgatgcagatagatggaccgggcggcggctcacggctgcgagaagtaactcagagagagagagaggcgagagcgagGCTGCGAGAGTGAGAAGAACAGAAATCGGGGCTCGGCAGAGGCAAGAAGGGGGGGCTGGGTAActagggtttcagttttaattttaaacccaggcatgaaacgacgtcgtttcatgcctggggtttttttttttttttaatatatatgtaaataacgtatatattataattatatataattataattatatatatataataatatccggGTGGGGCGGGGCGGGGTATATCtggggcgggggtcaccccagcccgcctctgacgggcggggtgatccgccccgccTAACGGAGGCGGGGCGAAAGCggggcggggcagcgggggcggagccccgctgcccacccctaatatATCATGctttaatttgttaaaaaaattacaaatttgacTATTGCAATTCAATCATGCCACAATAATGATGTGGATGGTACcgacttttaaataaaataactactatttttgttggatgagaaagaagtaataatattttttaaaattatttgatggGGGTGGCGATTTCAGAATGGAAAAATCTTATTGCAAGTAAGTTCGTGCACCAATTCGTGcactaatattgatatataatacatatgtttaatgaaatgatgtgaattaaagatgaaaataatttttatgatataggagattttcttcttctctcaaaattttttcatttttttttaaattaaaaaaatcatcaatacgCGATGTAATGTACGAACTCGTTTGTACTTAACAATACTCTTTCATAATatccttatttgttttttctcatttcgATAAAGTAATCATTTTAATGATTCGCTCTATCTTCGAGAAACACTGACCCAATGACTCACGAAACAATTCCAAAA
Encoded proteins:
- the LOC121266857 gene encoding protein DMP4-like, producing MLIQIHMRSKQRERRSERFCDMEIKVQSDSKNHDESKHPLLQDGSETEEKTPIQKAISQTFQSTAHLANLLPTGSVLAFQLLSPIFTNEGNCDSVSRFMTAALVTLCGVSCFLLCFTDSFKDKKGNVCYGFATFQGLWVIDGTAKLSPELAAKYQLRFIDFMHAFMSILVFVAVALFDKSVVRCFFPMPSYTTQEILTRLPVGIGVICSMMFVVFPTERHGIGFPLSVN